The following coding sequences lie in one Megalodesulfovibrio gigas DSM 1382 = ATCC 19364 genomic window:
- a CDS encoding glycogen/starch/alpha-glucan phosphorylase produces MATPKQQRQTFDPQRAFAWSSGLYDDDSVEGLKKDVIRHVVSSLGSDYASKSAYNYYNALALAVRDRLIDNWIKTQRSYYDEKAKRVYYLSLEYLPGKSLMNNLHCLGIYETARKAMSDLGFSLEDLAEQEWDAGLGNGGLGRLASCFLDSMATLGIPGYGYGIRYDYGIFHQVIEDGKQVEQADNWMRVGNPWAYERGQHLFPVRFFGEVKNWTDEYGRLRHTWTAGDTVLAMPCDMLVPGWDNHHVINMRLWSARSDVEFDLDFFNTGNYLGAVEEKIFDEKISKVLYPSDQIEEGRELRLKQQYFFVTATIQDILRRFRKKHQDMTELPQSVAIQLNDTHPAIAIAELMRILLDEDLLDWEVAWDICVSTFAYTNHTILPEALETWPVSLLERMLPRHMQIIYEINARFLREVERVARSEDCGQLCHRDLDHLKQRVSLIQERPIKSVRMAHLAIIGSHSVNGVAALHTELLKARVFDDFQRLYPQKINNKTNGVTPRRWLWSANQPLSRLIASHIGTGFVRNLDELTQLEPLAADPAFREAWRAAKLENKQRLQAYIKRKLMRELHTEHLFDVHIKRIHEYKRQVLNLLHVVTAYNRLRHGQAADFTPRTVFFGGKAAPSYFMAKRIIHAINAVAATVNADSRVNDKLQVVYLPNYCVSQAERVIPATELSEQISTAGMEASGTGNMKFALNGALTIGTWDGATIEMAQAIGPELLFIFGMREDELVSLRQHGYNPMLYYHGDEELREALDMLRSDAFSPGQHGLFAPLVDNLLHGGDRFFVLADYRQYLGAQQDVGRLYLDQEEWTRRSILNAARMGFFSSDRAISQYAREIWDVAPMAGLQNGKGA; encoded by the coding sequence ATGGCAACACCCAAGCAGCAACGGCAGACCTTTGACCCCCAGCGGGCCTTCGCCTGGTCCAGCGGCCTCTATGACGACGACAGCGTGGAGGGCCTGAAAAAGGACGTCATCCGGCATGTCGTTTCCAGCCTGGGCAGCGACTACGCCAGCAAAAGCGCCTACAATTACTACAACGCCCTGGCCCTGGCCGTGCGGGACCGGCTCATCGACAACTGGATCAAGACGCAGCGCAGCTATTACGACGAAAAAGCCAAGCGGGTCTACTACCTTTCCCTGGAGTACCTGCCCGGCAAGTCCCTCATGAACAACCTCCATTGTCTGGGCATCTACGAAACCGCCCGCAAGGCCATGAGCGACCTGGGCTTCTCCCTGGAAGATCTGGCCGAGCAGGAGTGGGATGCCGGCCTGGGCAACGGCGGCCTCGGTCGTCTGGCTTCCTGCTTTCTGGATTCCATGGCCACCTTGGGCATTCCGGGGTACGGCTACGGCATCCGCTATGATTACGGCATCTTCCATCAGGTGATCGAGGACGGCAAGCAGGTGGAGCAGGCGGACAACTGGATGCGCGTGGGCAACCCATGGGCCTACGAGCGCGGCCAGCATCTCTTCCCCGTGCGCTTCTTCGGCGAGGTGAAGAACTGGACCGATGAATACGGCCGCCTGCGCCACACCTGGACCGCCGGCGACACCGTGCTGGCCATGCCGTGCGATATGCTGGTGCCCGGCTGGGACAATCACCACGTGATCAACATGCGGCTGTGGTCCGCCCGGTCCGACGTGGAGTTCGATCTGGACTTCTTCAATACCGGCAACTACCTGGGTGCGGTGGAAGAAAAGATTTTCGACGAGAAGATCTCCAAGGTGCTGTACCCGTCCGACCAGATCGAGGAAGGCCGCGAACTGCGGCTCAAGCAGCAGTATTTCTTCGTCACCGCCACCATCCAGGATATCCTGCGCCGCTTCCGCAAAAAGCATCAGGACATGACCGAGCTGCCCCAGAGCGTGGCCATCCAGCTCAATGACACGCACCCGGCCATCGCCATTGCCGAGCTGATGCGCATCCTGCTGGATGAGGATCTGCTGGACTGGGAAGTTGCCTGGGACATCTGCGTGAGCACCTTTGCCTACACCAACCACACCATCCTGCCCGAGGCCCTGGAAACCTGGCCCGTGAGCCTGCTGGAGCGCATGCTGCCGCGGCACATGCAGATTATCTACGAGATCAATGCCCGCTTTCTGCGCGAGGTGGAGCGCGTGGCCCGCAGCGAGGATTGCGGCCAGCTGTGCCATCGGGATCTGGATCATCTCAAGCAGCGCGTGTCCCTCATCCAGGAGCGGCCCATCAAGAGCGTGCGCATGGCGCATCTGGCCATCATCGGCTCGCACTCGGTCAACGGCGTGGCTGCCCTGCACACGGAGCTGCTCAAGGCCCGGGTCTTCGACGACTTCCAGCGTCTCTACCCGCAAAAAATCAACAACAAAACCAACGGTGTCACTCCGCGGCGGTGGTTGTGGTCGGCCAATCAGCCCCTGTCCCGGCTCATTGCCTCGCACATCGGCACAGGGTTTGTGCGCAATCTGGATGAGCTGACGCAGCTGGAGCCCCTGGCCGCAGACCCGGCCTTCCGGGAGGCCTGGCGCGCCGCCAAGCTGGAGAACAAGCAGCGCCTGCAGGCGTACATCAAGCGCAAGCTCATGCGCGAGCTGCATACCGAGCATCTCTTCGACGTGCATATCAAGCGCATCCATGAGTACAAGCGCCAGGTGCTGAACCTGCTGCACGTCGTCACCGCATACAACCGCCTGCGTCACGGCCAGGCGGCGGACTTCACGCCGCGCACGGTCTTTTTTGGCGGCAAGGCGGCGCCCTCGTACTTCATGGCCAAGCGCATCATCCATGCCATCAATGCCGTGGCCGCCACGGTGAATGCGGATTCGCGCGTGAACGACAAGCTGCAGGTGGTCTACCTGCCCAACTACTGCGTTTCCCAGGCCGAACGCGTCATTCCGGCCACGGAGCTGTCGGAGCAGATTTCCACCGCCGGCATGGAGGCCTCGGGCACCGGGAACATGAAGTTCGCCCTGAACGGCGCGCTGACCATCGGCACCTGGGACGGCGCCACCATCGAGATGGCCCAGGCCATCGGGCCGGAGCTGCTGTTTATCTTTGGCATGCGCGAGGATGAGCTCGTCTCCCTGCGGCAGCACGGCTACAACCCCATGCTCTATTACCACGGCGACGAGGAGCTGCGCGAAGCCCTGGACATGCTGCGCAGCGATGCCTTCTCCCCCGGGCAGCATGGCCTGTTTGCCCCGCTGGTGGACAACCTGCTCCACGGCGGCGACCGCTTCTTTGTCCTGGCGGACTACCGCCAGTATCTGGGCGCCCAGCAAGACGTGGGCCGGCTGTACCTGGACCAGGAAGAATGGACCCGGCGCTCCATCCTGAACGCGGCGCGCATGGGCTTCTTTTCCAGCGACCGCGCAATCTCTCAGTATGCCAGGGAAATCTGGGACGTGGCACCCATGGCGGGGCTGCAGAACGGCAAGGGCGCCTGA
- the trmFO gene encoding methylenetetrahydrofolate--tRNA-(uracil(54)-C(5))-methyltransferase (FADH(2)-oxidizing) TrmFO: protein MKTSPLLASVVPANPTVPVIIVGGGLAGCECALVLASLGIASTLVEMKPHRLSPAHHDTRLAELVCSNSLRADTPDMAVGLLKEELRALGSPLMAAADATRVPAGKALAVDRALFSDHITSRIEAEPLITLVRQEISSLEDPLLADALLAGGRVILATGPLTAETLSADLARTTGAEHLFFYDAIAPIVAMDSVNMDVAWWASRYNPEEKDYCNCPLDEAQYHAFLEALQGARVVPCREFEEEKHFEGCLPIETMAARGPLTLAHGPMKPVGLPDPRTGKEPFAVVQLRPETLDKSSCNLVGFQTKLAYPEQERVFRMIPGLEQAEFLRLGSMHRNTFVNAPAVLGPDFSLLARPGVHLAGQISGVEGYVESMGHGHLTALAVAAALAGKSLPAAPPECMLGALAVHLATPAKSFQPSNVHFGLTPALGRKAPKARRKLLYAERSRTAFARWKETLMQTE, encoded by the coding sequence ATGAAGACATCCCCTCTGCTTGCTTCCGTCGTTCCTGCCAATCCCACCGTTCCCGTCATCATCGTCGGCGGCGGATTGGCCGGCTGTGAATGTGCGCTGGTGCTGGCCTCGTTAGGTATCGCCTCCACCCTGGTGGAGATGAAGCCGCATCGCCTTTCCCCGGCGCATCACGACACGCGCCTGGCCGAACTGGTCTGCTCCAACTCCCTGCGCGCCGACACGCCAGACATGGCCGTGGGCCTGCTCAAGGAAGAGCTGCGCGCCCTGGGCAGTCCCCTCATGGCTGCCGCAGACGCCACCCGCGTGCCCGCAGGCAAGGCCCTGGCTGTGGACAGGGCACTCTTTTCCGACCATATCACGTCCCGCATCGAGGCGGAACCCTTGATCACGCTGGTGCGGCAGGAAATTTCATCGCTGGAGGATCCACTGCTGGCCGACGCGCTTCTGGCCGGCGGCCGGGTGATCCTGGCCACCGGTCCCCTGACGGCGGAAACGCTTTCCGCGGATCTGGCCCGGACGACCGGCGCCGAGCACCTGTTCTTCTACGACGCCATCGCCCCCATCGTAGCCATGGACAGCGTGAACATGGACGTGGCCTGGTGGGCCTCCCGCTATAATCCCGAAGAAAAAGACTACTGCAACTGCCCCCTGGACGAAGCCCAGTACCACGCCTTTCTGGAGGCCCTCCAGGGCGCGCGGGTGGTGCCGTGCCGGGAGTTTGAGGAAGAAAAGCACTTCGAAGGCTGCCTGCCCATCGAGACCATGGCTGCCCGGGGGCCCCTGACCCTGGCCCATGGCCCCATGAAGCCCGTGGGCCTGCCAGACCCGCGCACCGGCAAGGAGCCCTTTGCCGTGGTGCAGCTGCGGCCCGAGACGCTGGACAAGTCCTCCTGCAATCTGGTGGGATTCCAGACCAAGCTCGCCTATCCCGAACAGGAGCGCGTCTTTCGCATGATTCCCGGCCTGGAGCAGGCGGAATTTCTGCGCCTGGGCAGCATGCACCGCAATACCTTCGTCAACGCGCCGGCAGTGCTGGGGCCGGACTTCTCCCTGCTGGCCCGGCCGGGGGTGCATCTGGCGGGGCAGATTTCCGGGGTGGAGGGCTATGTGGAATCCATGGGCCACGGCCATCTGACGGCCCTGGCCGTGGCGGCGGCCCTTGCCGGAAAATCGCTGCCTGCCGCGCCGCCCGAATGCATGCTGGGTGCGCTGGCCGTCCATCTGGCCACGCCGGCCAAATCGTTCCAACCCTCCAACGTGCATTTCGGCCTCACGCCGGCCCTGGGCCGCAAGGCGCCCAAGGCAAGACGCAAGCTGCTGTATGCCGAACGCAGCCGCACGGCCTTTGCCCGGTGGAAGGAAACCCTGATGCAGACGGAGTGA
- a CDS encoding tetratricopeptide repeat protein gives MTRQQAPGGIAGVYKGTRAIVIGTGTTKRKSAVAMLFYAEQTSEQEVAIQPLNSSFLPLAPAEMLPLDEFLAKFTPEPEIFEKKTLPAIKALRKTLARAERLRGQGETYSAEYEFNNALNMDDTNARANFGLGLTYLDRGDTDQAEKVLKRLMRLEEAYTKENKYLFNEFGIKLRKSGMLDQALAYYGRALTLAATDEHLFYNIARVLYEKRDYARALEFAGRALRLNPQLKVAAQLVAVIRKQATAPGVSPEDVSHLDE, from the coding sequence ATGACACGCCAACAAGCCCCCGGCGGCATCGCCGGTGTCTATAAGGGCACCCGCGCCATCGTCATCGGCACGGGCACCACCAAGCGCAAGTCCGCTGTGGCGATGCTCTTTTATGCCGAGCAGACCAGCGAGCAGGAAGTTGCCATCCAGCCGCTCAACAGCTCCTTTCTGCCCCTGGCTCCTGCGGAGATGCTGCCACTGGATGAGTTTCTGGCCAAGTTCACCCCGGAGCCGGAAATTTTTGAGAAAAAGACGCTGCCAGCCATCAAGGCCTTGCGCAAGACCCTGGCCCGGGCCGAGCGGCTGCGCGGACAGGGCGAGACGTACTCGGCGGAATACGAGTTCAACAATGCCCTGAACATGGACGATACCAACGCCCGCGCCAACTTCGGCCTGGGGCTGACCTATCTGGATCGCGGCGATACCGATCAGGCCGAAAAAGTCCTCAAGCGCCTGATGCGGTTGGAAGAAGCCTATACCAAAGAAAACAAGTACCTGTTTAATGAATTCGGCATCAAGCTGCGCAAGAGCGGCATGCTGGATCAGGCCTTGGCCTATTACGGCCGCGCCCTGACCTTGGCCGCCACGGATGAGCACCTGTTCTACAACATCGCCCGCGTGCTCTACGAAAAGCGCGACTACGCCAGGGCCCTGGAGTTCGCCGGCCGGGCCCTGCGGCTCAATCCCCAGCTTAAGGTCGCTGCGCAGCTGGTGGCTGTCATCCGCAAGCAGGCCACCGCACCGGGCGTCTCTCCCGAGGATGTCTCCCATCTGGATGAGTGA
- a CDS encoding tetratricopeptide repeat protein — protein sequence MADLMVDIPRRDGGGASELPKNGGKGRLKGVFSTTLKGVVGFGHTKKRTSQAVHVYVEELEDGRFSVQPLNSNFIPSGAIQCLSREELLNSYIPEPALYTEQVAPALNSLAGTIARGEQHYQKGETFSAEFEFKNALRVDEENIRATFGLGLTYLERGDRDKGALVFKRLAKLNHPFQEQHKHLFNEFGIQLRKNKLYLQALKHYARAYKLCKTDEHLLYNIARTLYEKGSLRGCVHFCRKAIALKRNFVEARDLLEIAKRRRYREREIQIDF from the coding sequence ATGGCGGATTTGATGGTGGACATTCCCAGGCGGGATGGCGGCGGCGCCAGCGAACTTCCAAAGAACGGCGGGAAGGGCCGTCTTAAAGGAGTCTTCTCCACCACGCTCAAGGGCGTAGTGGGCTTTGGTCACACCAAAAAGCGAACGTCGCAAGCTGTTCACGTGTATGTGGAGGAGCTGGAGGACGGGCGCTTCTCCGTGCAGCCCCTCAACAGCAACTTCATCCCCTCCGGCGCCATTCAGTGCCTGAGCCGCGAAGAACTGCTGAACAGCTACATCCCCGAACCCGCGCTGTACACGGAACAGGTGGCCCCGGCCCTGAACAGCCTGGCCGGCACCATTGCCCGGGGGGAGCAGCACTATCAGAAAGGCGAAACCTTCAGCGCCGAGTTCGAGTTCAAGAATGCCCTGCGGGTGGATGAGGAAAACATCCGCGCCACCTTCGGACTGGGGCTGACCTACCTGGAACGCGGCGACCGCGACAAGGGCGCCCTGGTGTTCAAGCGACTGGCCAAACTCAATCATCCGTTCCAGGAACAGCACAAACACCTGTTCAACGAGTTCGGCATCCAGCTCAGGAAAAACAAGCTCTACCTCCAGGCCCTTAAACATTATGCCCGGGCGTACAAGCTGTGCAAGACCGACGAGCATTTATTGTATAATATTGCAAGAACGTTATACGAAAAAGGAAGCCTGCGCGGGTGCGTGCATTTTTGCCGCAAAGCCATTGCACTGAAGCGTAATTTTGTTGAGGCCAGGGACCTGCTTGAAATCGCCAAGAGAAGGCGATACCGTGAACGCGAAATACAGATTGATTTTTAA